The sequence below is a genomic window from Armatimonadota bacterium.
ACACTCCACAACACGACCCTCTCCGGCGTTTCGGTGATCAGAGCGTAGGCTTGATCAACAAGCGATATCCCGACCGTATTGGTCTTGAGCGTCAGCGTCTCCGGCCGAAAATCCCACGGCAAATCGGTTGAGCATTCGACCGACTGCAAGCGAACAACATCGGCCGGATCCATTTCTCGAAGATCGAACGGCGAGCCGCTTTGAGCCCCACGTCGATATCCGACCAACCGACGGGTTTTAGCAAATCCCACGCTTTCATAAAGGCCGATGGCGGGCGGATTCTGTTCGATCACTTCGAGGACCAAGCGCCGATCTTTCCGGTCCTTCGCCTCCTGAATCACCCTCTGCATCAGTCGTTTGCCCACGCCCTGCGAGCGGAAGTCAGGCGCGATCGCCATCGCTGCTACTCGTGAAGTCCAACCTTGCCGAGCGATCAGGCAGACCCCGGTCGGAGCGTCGCCGTCGAATAACAGAATGCTTGCCTGCGAGTCCAATCCCTCCGGTCGAAATCGCCGCTCAAAGGTCGGTGCATCAAGCCGAAAAGGCATGATATATCCCTCAAAGCACCGTGTCACGACGTCGGCCATGTCGGCCGCATTCAGTTCGATCGCACGTCTTTCCGTCAGCGAATCTGTCACGAAAGGAGAGTACTGTGAAAGGAACCCGCGCAGTTTCCAAAAGAAATAGAAAATGATCCGAACCAAACGAGGGCGAGATGGCGCAATGGATTCGTCTCCGGACAGAAGAGAAGGAATGAACGACGCAACCCTGGTGGAGAAGGTTCGGCAAGGAGATCGCGAAGCGGCGCGAGAGATGATTCGGCGGTATTACCCGTCGGTCCTGCGCTTCCTTAGCACCCTCTGCGCCAATCCCGCCGATGCCGAAGAATTGACGCAAGAAGCCTTTGTGAAAGCGATGGGCTCCCTGCGCCGATTCCGAGGTGAAAGCGGTCTCCGCACTTGGCTTCATCGCATCGCTTTTTACGAGTACACCCATCGACGCCGACGAGAGCGCCCGACGCTCCCGTTGCCAGAGGAGGCGACCTCTCAGCTTTTTGAAGCAAACAGCCTGCTGGCGATCGACCTAGAGCGCGCGCTGAGGTGCGTGCCCGAGGATCAGCGAGCCGCGTTCGTGCTGTGCGATATCCAAGAACTCACGATGGAAGAGGCGGCCGATGTGCTGTCGATTCCGGTGGGAACCGTCAAGTCTCGTCTTCACGCCGCCCGAAAGCGGCTCCAAGCCCTCCTCGAATCGGAGCAAGAGGTGAATGAATATGTTGCAAAATCCAAATGAACGGCTGAACCAGGCGGTGATGGAGGCTCATAGAGCATCCATCAGTCGGGAGGCCCTCGACCGCGGCGAAGACGCGATTCTATCGCGCGTGGCGCTCAACCGGAGCCGGTCCCGATGGCGACTAGCGTGGGGTGTTGGTGCCAGTGCGACCGCGGTTGTCGCCCTTGGTCTTCTCCTTGGCGCCCCTTCGAAGGCGTCGGCGTCCGACCTGATGCGCATCGCTGAGAATGGCGACCGCGTACTTCGGCACGTTCGTAACTACACCGTCCAACCCGACGGCACGCTGAAGATGTACTTTGAGGTTTTTGCCGAGGGCCAAGACGCCAAGTACGTCGACCAATATGGCGGCACCTATCTGTTTAAGAACGGGCGGCTGACCAGCCTGCCAAAGGATGGAAACGCCACCATCGTATCCCAGGGCCAGTCGAAGGAAGTCGCTTGGGCGGCTTCGGCAAGGACCATCTTGGAGACAAATACCAAGGGGCACGACTACCAGGTGTCAGTGAAGCGCGGCATCGAATGGCAAGGCCTGAGGGCCGACCGCTACCAAGTCGACGAGGACTTCGTCGATGGGCAAGGCAAGACGCTCCATCTCAAGATGGAGATCATGGCCGATCCTGGAACTCAGCGACCACTCCAAGTTCAATCCGACGTGACCGGCTCGCCGCGAACGATTTCGAAGTGGGACTATCCGTCGTCGGATAGCGGCATCTTCGAACTCGACATGCCTCCGGGCACGCAGGTGTACGACATTGACGCCTCGCGCGATTTGGTGAAGAAGGCGATCGAAGGCGGCGGACCGGTTCAGATCGTCGATGGCGTCTCGGTAGAACTGTATCAGGTCTGGGCGGATGATCGAGGAAGCGTGACGGCGGTGGCCGGCGCAACCTATGCCTATCCGTGTAACTACGGAGTGCACATCAATGGT
It includes:
- a CDS encoding GNAT family N-acetyltransferase, whose amino-acid sequence is MTDSLTERRAIELNAADMADVVTRCFEGYIMPFRLDAPTFERRFRPEGLDSQASILLFDGDAPTGVCLIARQGWTSRVAAMAIAPDFRSQGVGKRLMQRVIQEAKDRKDRRLVLEVIEQNPPAIGLYESVGFAKTRRLVGYRRGAQSGSPFDLREMDPADVVRLQSVECSTDLPWDFRPETLTLKTNTVGISLVDQAYALITETPERVVLWSVFARRDHRRAGLGRTIVEAIAGRSPGASLMTPVALPDDHFPEFFAALGFEHHPISQFEMELKF
- a CDS encoding sigma-70 family RNA polymerase sigma factor; protein product: MIRTKRGRDGAMDSSPDRREGMNDATLVEKVRQGDREAAREMIRRYYPSVLRFLSTLCANPADAEELTQEAFVKAMGSLRRFRGESGLRTWLHRIAFYEYTHRRRRERPTLPLPEEATSQLFEANSLLAIDLERALRCVPEDQRAAFVLCDIQELTMEEAADVLSIPVGTVKSRLHAARKRLQALLESEQEVNEYVAKSK